One Helicoverpa armigera isolate CAAS_96S chromosome 1, ASM3070526v1, whole genome shotgun sequence genomic window carries:
- the LOC110372470 gene encoding LOW QUALITY PROTEIN: transcription factor Zelda (The sequence of the model RefSeq protein was modified relative to this genomic sequence to represent the inferred CDS: inserted 4 bases in 2 codons) has product MANSNAVSSTLPSRDYHCKICDLYLDTVDSLEVHLQYHKENLYVKWGTQNSQNDTDNNNGAKVKIETTVSAPADSSDNMITKPSPEFQQRATPETSAQFPHPATPQQTXHAPSPYQNPDQTNFSPGPQFGNNYSHSGFPQNQHSEQINWDQSQYNQEYHKPNRFHPYNMQERVSQVSSSSPLYGQPLNQPTPSPSPNQCDKCGFVCDSAVQLNEHCNSAHASTAPTSASMPFQQYPGKQYNNSGYQNENAKVKEEHEESSDILDLDSQKVVYQGNEGDQPTTPFEDTPTQGREVNTRTVPMMPWETQKLYSNPQLNGDVSLFKEQKMFAEQKAYQTEAKMFHPEQKFAYTQDKFLGVHHDQKPFMHVEQKIYPGVQMPPLSDYSGPVASSNPDMKPPYRPYDSQAAPQITSTQPANPTSSTLPTIGGKGANWKSNEARRPKTYNCTACNKWFTSSGHLKRHYNTTLHKNAVRSSGQPDPATLPISNHHHPSREMSRAQQQAADSNTQSPVPPEDARAVDDASLQSPYAPQSFERSHRVATMQAKSPYSHLQQGNLDNNFSNNPLANHPLQHQVGSHPLNIGSQPPGIGNPNDSNHQSSKGVAISTAGXSPNGEAGPSVSQNHHMRGLLSVSTSNITTPVLTQSTPALTAHTLPPFSHLGVNPYSPRSTDPLGPSVPDPTHTPLYLGQNFQQTIAPNYPNGMAPHVMDMAINNLPIANPATFGESPEEVDVMEQDASSEPAGGRLPSFSQLQTQSFSVYVSNYITQPNVGGQVVSDESTAGYIIVDPVHSTLQYANTDMCGQTIDYDYNFSPRKVKDEDVIDYDSEHAKVYPYGYAVEGKTIKREVDMLQTDSGELQILKIEDIMDYANKENYGTQMKSPASPESAKAENESRGSPAVSSTVPSTPLAERNQMKKSAATTVHKCYECDKLFNKGCYLTQHNKTFHSGAKPFKCIRCGKRFSDDASYEWHCVKHSDNKPFKCNECPKSFNHKSDLRRHMCLHSDCKPFTCDHCGKGFIRKDHMVKHFGTHKKKIRTSSSPTSSSSVSSTSASPTSSSRALHIAYN; this is encoded by the exons ATGGCTAACAGCAACGCTGTTTCGTCGACTTTACCGTCGAGGGACTATCATTGTAAGATTTGCGATCTCTACTTGGACACTGTCGATTCGTTAGAGGTGCATCTGCAATATCACAAAGAGAACTTGTACGTGAAGTGGGGTACGCAAAACTCACAGAATGATACCGACAACAATAACGGTGCGAAAGTGAAGATCGAGACGACGGTGTCGGCGCCGGCCGACTCGAGCGACAACATGATCACCAAGCCCAGCCCCGAGTTCCAGCAGCGGGCCACGCCGGAGACGTCGGCGCAGTTCCCGCACCCCGCCACCCCGCAGCAGAC ACACGCGCCCTCGCCCTACCAGAACCCCGACCAGACCAACTTCTCGCCGGGACCGCAGTTCGGTAATAACTATTCTCATTCTGGCTTCCCGCAAAACCAGCACTCCGAGCAGATCAACTGGGACCAGTCCCAATACAACCAAGAGTACCACAAACCGAACCGGTTCCACCCGTACAACATGCAGGAGCGAGTGTCGCAGGTATCCTCCTCGAGCCCGCTGTACGGACAGCCGCTCAACCAGCCGACGCCTTCCCCGTCTCCCAACCAGTGCGACAAGTGTGGCTTCGTGTGCGACTCCGCCGTCCAACTCAACGAGCACTGCAACTCCGCTCACGCGAGCACAGCGCCCACGTCAGCCTCCATGCCATTCCAACAATATCCCGGGAAGCAGTACAATAATTCCGGCTACCAAAATGAAAATGCTAAGGTAAAGGAAGAGCACGAAGAGTCATCAGATATATTAGATTTGGATTCACAAAAAGTAGTTTATCAAGGAAATGAGGGCGACCAGCCGACGACGCCGTTTGAAGACACGCCGACACAAGGGCGAGAAGTTAACACGCGGACTGTACCCATGATGCCCTGGGAGACACAAAAACTATACAGTAATCCCCAGCTTAATGGAGATGTTTCTTTATTCAAAGAACAAAAGATGTTCGCTGAACAAAAGGCGTATCAAACGGAAGCTAAAATGTTTCACCCCGAACAAAAGTTTGCCTATACACAAGACAAGTTCCTCGGTGTACACCATGATCAAAAACCTTTCATGCAcgtcgaacaaaaaatatacccaGGCGTACAGATGCCTCCTTTAAGTGATTACTCCGGGCCGGTAGCATCATCCAACCCTGACATGAAACCACCATACCGGCCCTACGACTCGCAGGCGGCGCCACAGATAACAAGTACGCAACCCGCTAATCCTACTTCATCAACACTTCCTACTATCGGAGGTAAAGGCGCCAATTGGAAATCAAATGAAGCGCGACGACCGAAGACGTACAACTGTACCGCCTGCAATAAATGGTTCACTAGTTCGGGCCATCTAAAGAGGCATTACAACACGACGCTGCACAAGAACGCGGTGCGGTCGTCGGGGCAGCCCGACCCGGCCACGCTGCCCATCTCCAACCACCACCACCCGAGCCGCGAGATGTCGCGCGCGCAGCAGCAGGCCGCCGACTCCAACACGCAGAGCCCCGTGCCGCCCGAGGACGCGCGCGCCGTCGACGACGCCTCGCTGCAGTCGCCCTACGCGCCGCAGAGCTTCGAGCGCTCGCACCGCGTCGCCACCATGCAGGCCAAGTCGCCGTACTCGCATCTTCAACAGGGTAACTTAGATAATAATTTCAGTAATAATCCTTTAGCTAATCACCCTTTACAGCACCAGGTCGGCTCGCATCCGCTCAATATAGGTAGTCAACCGCCGGGCATAGGGAACCCGAACGATAGTAATCATCAGTCATCTAAAGGTGTAGCAATATCAACGGCAGG ATCCCCAAACGGGGAAGCAGGTCCCTCTGTTTCTCAAAATCACCATATGAGGGGCCTGCTATCAGTGTCAACCAGCAATATTACAACTCCAGTCCTAACGCAGAGTACGCCCGCGCTTACGGCCCACACTCTGCCTCCGTTCAGTCATTTGGGTGTCAACCCGTACAGCCCGAGGTCTACGGATCCTTTGGGGCCTTCGGTTCCGGACCCCACGCACACCCCTTTATATTTGGGTCAGAATTTTCAGCAGACTATAGCACCGAACTACCCAAACGGGATGGCCCCCCACGTTATGGATATGGCTATCAACAATCTGCCTATAGCCAATCCGGCTACTTTTGGTGAATCGCCTGAAGAAGTCGATGTTATGGAACAGGACGCGTCCAGCGAGCCGGCCGGCGGCCGTCTGCCGAGCTTCTCGCAGCTCCAGACGCAGAGCTTCAGCGTTTATGTTTCTAACTATATCACACAGCCTAACGTGGGGGGTCAAGTTGTTTCTGATGAGTCGACCGCCGGGTATATCATCGTCGACCCGGTCCACTCGACTTTACAGTACGCCAATACTGACATGTGTGGACAAACTATAGACTACGATTATAACTTTTCGCCGAGAAAAGTAAAGGACGAGGACGTGATCGATTACGATTCCGAACATGCCAAAGTTTATCCTTACGGTTACGCCGTAGAGGGAAAAACTATAAAACGCGAAGTCGACATGTTGCAAACAGACTCGGGTGAACTTCAGATACTGAAGATAGAGGATATCATGGACTACGCGAATAAAGAAAACTACGGGACTCAGATGAAGTCCCCGGCTAGTCCCGAGAGCGCGAAAGCTGAGAACGAGAGCCGCGGCTCGCCGGCCGTGTCGTCCACCGTGCCGAGCACGCCGCTCGCCGAGCGCAACCAGATGAAGAAGTCTGCCGCCACCACCGTGCACAAGTGTTACGAGTGCGATAAACTCTTTAACAAAGGCTGCTATCTCACGCAGCACAATAAGACGTTCCACTCGGGCGCTAAACCATTCAAGTGTATACGGTGCGGCAAACGCTTCTCTGACGACGCTTCATACGAGTGGCATTGCGTCAAGCACTCCGACAATAAACCGTTCAAATGTAACGAGTGCCCGAAGTCTTTCAACCATAAGTCGGACTTGCGCCGGCACATGTGTCTGCACTCTGACTGCAAGCCGTTCACTTGCGATCACTGCGGCAAAGGCTTCATACGGAAAGACCACATGGTGAAGCACTTCGGCACGCACAAGAAGAAGATCCGCACGTCGTCGTCACCGACGTCATCCTCGTCGGTGTCGTCCACGTCAGCGTCCCCGACGTCGAGCTCGCGCGCGCTGCACATCGCGTACAACTGA